A genomic region of Serratia fonticola contains the following coding sequences:
- the ppsA gene encoding phosphoenolpyruvate synthase yields the protein MSNNGPDLRNVLWYNQLGMHDVDRVGGKNASLGEMITNLSDLGVAVPNGFATTAQAFNDFLEQSGVNQRIYQLLDQTDVDDVAQLAKAGAQIRQWVIDTPFHPEFEREITLAYQQLSEGESEASFAVRSSATAEDMPDASFAGQQETFLNVQGIDAVMVAIKHVFASLFNDRAISYRVHQGYDHRGVALSAGVQRMVRSDLASSGVMFTIDTESGFDQVVFITSAFGLGEMVVQGAVNPDEFYVHKPTLLKGKPAIVRRNLGSKKIRMVYAPSQDHGKQVRIEDVPEEQRNRFSLTDDEVQALAHQALLIEKHYGRPMDIEWAKDGHTGKLLIVQARPETVRSNEQVMERYQLNGKGDVLVEGRAIGHRIGAGPVKVIHDISEMDRIQPGDVLVTDMTDPDWEPIMKKAAAIVTNRGGRTCHAAIIARELGIPAVVGCGHATDLLKDGQKVTVSCAEGDTGFVYSDMLAFTVQSSEVTELPTLPLKIMMNVGNPDRAFDFARLPNEGVGLARLEFIINRMIGVHPRALLEFDQQTPELRAEIKTLMQGYDDPVEFYVGRLTEGIATLGAAFWPKRVIVRLSDFKSNEYANLVGGEKYEPHEENPMLGFRGAGRYVADSFRDCFAMECAAMKRVRNEMGLTNVEVMVPFVRTVAQAEAVVEELGRQGLKRGENGLKVIMMCEIPSNALLADQFLAHFDGFSIGSNDMTQLTLGLDRDSGVVSELFDERNDAVKALLSMAIQAAKRHGKYVGICGQGPSDHADFAEWLMDQGIDSLSLNPDTVVQTWMNLSQRK from the coding sequence ATGTCTAACAATGGCCCAGACTTGCGTAATGTGCTTTGGTACAACCAGCTTGGCATGCACGACGTTGACCGTGTCGGGGGTAAAAATGCCTCCCTCGGTGAAATGATCACCAATCTTTCCGATTTGGGCGTGGCTGTACCCAATGGTTTTGCCACCACCGCACAAGCGTTTAACGATTTTCTTGAGCAAAGTGGTGTTAACCAGCGCATCTATCAGTTACTGGATCAGACTGATGTTGATGATGTCGCTCAGCTGGCCAAGGCCGGTGCACAAATTCGTCAGTGGGTGATTGATACGCCGTTCCATCCAGAGTTCGAGCGCGAAATTACGTTGGCGTACCAGCAGTTGTCCGAAGGGGAAAGCGAAGCCTCATTTGCCGTCCGTTCTTCTGCCACAGCAGAAGATATGCCTGATGCCTCTTTCGCCGGTCAGCAAGAAACCTTCCTCAACGTTCAGGGTATCGACGCCGTCATGGTGGCGATCAAGCACGTCTTCGCATCTTTGTTCAATGACCGCGCTATTTCTTACCGCGTGCACCAAGGTTACGACCACCGTGGTGTGGCCCTTTCCGCCGGTGTGCAACGGATGGTGCGTTCCGATCTGGCCTCATCCGGGGTGATGTTTACCATTGATACCGAGTCTGGTTTTGATCAGGTGGTGTTTATCACTTCTGCGTTTGGTCTGGGTGAAATGGTGGTGCAGGGGGCGGTCAACCCCGACGAGTTCTATGTGCACAAACCGACGTTACTGAAAGGCAAACCGGCAATCGTGCGCCGTAATCTCGGCTCGAAGAAAATCCGTATGGTGTACGCACCTTCGCAGGATCACGGTAAGCAGGTTCGTATTGAGGATGTGCCAGAAGAGCAACGCAATCGTTTCTCTCTGACCGATGACGAAGTGCAGGCGTTGGCGCATCAAGCGCTGTTGATTGAAAAGCATTATGGTCGCCCAATGGATATTGAATGGGCAAAAGATGGCCATACCGGCAAGTTGCTGATTGTGCAAGCACGCCCGGAAACCGTACGCTCCAATGAGCAGGTGATGGAGCGCTACCAACTGAACGGCAAAGGGGATGTGCTGGTGGAGGGGCGCGCCATTGGCCATCGCATCGGTGCTGGCCCTGTCAAGGTCATTCACGATATCAGTGAGATGGACCGCATCCAACCGGGTGATGTGTTGGTGACGGACATGACCGATCCTGATTGGGAGCCGATCATGAAGAAAGCGGCGGCGATCGTCACCAATCGTGGCGGGCGTACCTGTCATGCGGCAATTATCGCCCGTGAGTTGGGTATTCCGGCGGTGGTCGGTTGCGGTCATGCGACTGACCTGTTGAAAGACGGACAGAAAGTGACCGTATCCTGTGCGGAGGGTGATACCGGGTTTGTGTACAGCGATATGCTGGCGTTCACGGTACAAAGCTCCGAAGTCACGGAATTGCCAACGCTACCGTTGAAGATCATGATGAACGTGGGTAACCCGGATCGGGCATTTGACTTTGCCCGTTTGCCGAATGAAGGGGTCGGTCTGGCGCGTCTTGAATTTATCATTAACCGCATGATCGGCGTGCATCCTCGTGCTTTGCTCGAATTTGACCAACAAACGCCAGAGCTGCGGGCGGAAATCAAGACGTTGATGCAGGGCTATGATGATCCCGTTGAATTCTATGTCGGGCGCCTGACAGAAGGGATCGCCACGCTGGGGGCAGCGTTCTGGCCGAAGCGCGTGATCGTGCGTCTTTCCGACTTTAAATCCAATGAATACGCTAATCTGGTGGGGGGCGAGAAGTATGAGCCACACGAAGAGAACCCCATGCTGGGCTTCCGTGGCGCAGGCCGTTACGTTGCCGACAGTTTCCGCGATTGCTTCGCCATGGAGTGTGCGGCGATGAAGCGTGTTCGTAATGAGATGGGGCTCACCAACGTCGAAGTAATGGTGCCTTTTGTACGCACCGTGGCACAGGCCGAGGCCGTCGTGGAGGAATTGGGCCGCCAAGGGTTGAAGCGCGGCGAGAACGGGCTGAAAGTGATCATGATGTGTGAGATCCCGTCTAACGCGTTGCTGGCGGATCAGTTCCTGGCGCATTTTGACGGTTTCTCTATCGGTTCCAATGATATGACCCAGCTCACGTTAGGGCTGGATCGCGATTCTGGCGTGGTCTCTGAACTGTTCGACGAACGTAACGACGCAGTCAAGGCGCTGCTTTCCATGGCGATCCAGGCTGCCAAGCGCCACGGTAAATACGTTGGCATCTGTGGGCAGGGGCCTTCGGATCACGCAGATTTTGCCGAATGGTTGATGGACCAGGGTATTGATAGCTTGTCACTTAACCCCGATACCGTTGTGCAGACATGGATGAATTTGTCACAAAGAAAATAA
- a CDS encoding glutathione peroxidase, with amino-acid sequence MSHSLLSIPCLTLQGEHKTLADFPARAYLVVNTASQCGFTPQYSGLENLWQHYRDRGLMVLGFPCNQFGGQEPGNAAEIANFCSLNYGVSFPLFSKIDVNGAHAHPLFNELKRRAPGLLGSQRIKWNFTKFLFSADASRISRFSPVTKPEQLFDDIDALL; translated from the coding sequence ATGAGCCATTCACTGCTGTCTATTCCCTGCTTAACGTTGCAAGGTGAGCACAAAACCCTGGCAGACTTCCCCGCACGCGCTTACCTGGTGGTCAATACCGCGAGCCAATGCGGTTTTACCCCACAATACAGCGGCCTGGAAAACTTGTGGCAGCATTACCGCGATCGCGGTTTGATGGTGCTGGGTTTTCCCTGCAATCAGTTTGGCGGACAGGAACCCGGCAACGCCGCGGAAATAGCCAATTTCTGTTCGCTGAATTACGGCGTCAGTTTCCCGTTGTTCAGCAAAATCGACGTTAACGGCGCTCATGCTCACCCGTTGTTCAACGAGCTTAAACGCCGTGCTCCTGGCTTGCTTGGCAGCCAGCGCATCAAATGGAACTTCACCAAATTTCTGTTTAGCGCCGATGCCTCACGGATCAGCCGTTTTTCCCCTGTCACCAAACCCGAGCAACTGTTTGATGATATTGATGCCCTGCTGTAA
- the menI gene encoding 1,4-dihydroxy-2-naphthoyl-CoA hydrolase translates to MKLWKRETTLEHLNQTGEGCMVGHVGIQFTRMEDDFLEAVMPVDNRTTQPFGLLHGGASVVLAESMGSMAGYLCTEGEQKVVGLEINANHIRAVFKGQVRGVCRALHVGRRNQVWQIEIFDDRDRLCCTSRLTTAVLE, encoded by the coding sequence GTGAAGTTGTGGAAACGTGAAACAACGCTGGAACACCTTAACCAGACGGGGGAAGGCTGTATGGTGGGCCATGTGGGGATTCAGTTCACCCGCATGGAGGATGACTTTCTGGAAGCGGTGATGCCGGTTGATAACCGCACTACCCAGCCGTTCGGTCTGTTACACGGCGGCGCTTCCGTGGTGCTGGCAGAGTCGATGGGCTCAATGGCCGGTTATCTGTGTACTGAAGGGGAGCAAAAGGTGGTGGGGTTGGAAATCAATGCCAACCACATCCGCGCGGTATTCAAAGGGCAGGTACGCGGCGTTTGCCGTGCTCTGCACGTCGGGCGTCGTAATCAGGTCTGGCAGATAGAGATCTTCGACGATCGCGATCGTTTGTGTTGCACCTCTCGGCTGACCACGGCCGTACTGGAATAA
- a CDS encoding 3-deoxy-7-phosphoheptulonate synthase, with the protein MYKTDELRTARIDSLVTPQALADKLPISESVAENVTASRKRIEKILTGVDRRLLVVIGPCSIHDLDAAMDYASRLNALRERYQDRLEIVMRTYFEKPRTVVGWKGLISDPDLDGSYQVNRGIEMARKLLLEVNQLGLPTATEFLDMVIGQYIADLISWGAIGARTTESQIHREMASALSCPVGFKNGTDGNTRIAIDAIRAARAGHMFLSPDKTGQMTIYQTSGNPYGHIIMRGGKTPNYHATDIVAACDSLREFDLPEQLVIDFSHGNCQKLHRRQLEVAENVCQQIRAGSVAIAGVMAESFLVEGTQKIVAGQTLTYGQSITDPCLSWSDSEQLLAMLADAVDTRF; encoded by the coding sequence ATGTACAAAACAGATGAACTGCGGACCGCGCGCATCGACAGCCTCGTTACGCCGCAAGCGTTGGCGGATAAGCTGCCGATTTCAGAGTCAGTAGCCGAAAACGTGACGGCGTCACGTAAACGTATTGAAAAAATCCTCACGGGCGTCGATCGCCGCCTGTTGGTCGTTATTGGCCCTTGCTCAATCCACGATCTGGATGCGGCCATGGACTATGCCAGCCGTCTGAATGCCCTTCGTGAGCGTTATCAGGATCGTCTGGAAATCGTAATGCGCACCTATTTTGAGAAACCGCGCACCGTAGTCGGCTGGAAAGGTCTGATTTCCGATCCCGATCTGGATGGCAGCTATCAGGTCAACCGGGGGATTGAAATGGCCCGCAAACTGCTGCTGGAAGTGAATCAGCTGGGGCTGCCCACAGCAACCGAGTTTCTGGATATGGTGATCGGCCAGTATATTGCCGACCTGATCAGTTGGGGCGCGATTGGCGCTCGTACCACAGAAAGCCAGATCCACCGTGAAATGGCCTCGGCACTCTCCTGCCCGGTAGGTTTTAAAAATGGTACCGATGGCAATACCCGTATCGCTATTGATGCCATCCGCGCAGCACGCGCCGGTCACATGTTCCTGTCACCGGATAAAACGGGACAGATGACCATTTATCAGACCAGTGGCAACCCTTATGGCCACATCATCATGCGTGGGGGTAAAACCCCAAATTACCACGCGACAGATATTGTTGCCGCCTGCGACAGCCTGCGAGAATTCGATTTGCCAGAACAGTTGGTGATTGACTTCAGCCACGGTAACTGCCAGAAATTGCATCGCCGCCAGTTGGAAGTCGCTGAAAACGTCTGTCAGCAAATTCGTGCCGGATCGGTTGCGATCGCTGGCGTGATGGCGGAAAGCTTCCTGGTGGAAGGCACGCAGAAAATCGTTGCAGGTCAAACATTAACCTATGGTCAATCCATTACCGATCCGTGCCTGAGCTGGTCAGACAGTGAACAGTTGCTGGCCATGCTGGCCGATGCGGTAGATACCCGCTTCTGA
- the ydiK gene encoding AI-2E family transporter YdiK has translation MIQPQRRYDLPTIIFGVLFIAIMIVASFWVVQPFILGFAWAGMVVIATWPVLIKVQGLLWGRRSLAVLVMTLLLLLLFVLPIALLISSVVDNSAPIVAWVNSPGKIHVPDFEWLRSIPMIGHSVYNSYHLLINTGGAALIAKIQPYFGQTATWFVTQAAHIGRFLMHCTLMVLFSALLYARGEQVGMAIRHFAVRLGAARGDAAVLLAGQAIRAVALGVVVTALVQSILGGIGLAVAGIPAATLLSVLMFVFCVAQLGPLLVLIPAIIWLYWSGDTTWGTVLLVWSCVVGTLDNFLRPALIRMGADLPLILILSGVIGGLLAFGMIGLFIGPVVLAVSYRLLSAWVNEAPEPTTDPEEVTKDLE, from the coding sequence ATGATACAACCGCAACGCCGATACGATTTACCCACGATTATTTTTGGCGTGCTGTTTATCGCCATTATGATCGTCGCCAGTTTTTGGGTTGTTCAGCCATTTATTTTAGGCTTTGCCTGGGCTGGCATGGTGGTGATTGCCACTTGGCCAGTGTTGATTAAGGTACAGGGCCTGCTTTGGGGCCGCCGTTCGCTCGCCGTTCTGGTGATGACTCTCTTGCTGTTGCTGCTGTTTGTGCTGCCGATTGCCCTGTTGATCAGCAGCGTAGTCGACAACAGCGCTCCCATCGTGGCCTGGGTGAACTCGCCGGGTAAAATTCATGTTCCTGATTTTGAATGGTTACGCTCCATTCCGATGATTGGGCACTCGGTTTATAACAGCTATCATCTGCTGATAAACACGGGCGGAGCCGCATTGATTGCCAAGATTCAACCGTACTTCGGTCAGACAGCAACCTGGTTTGTCACCCAGGCGGCACATATCGGCCGTTTCCTGATGCACTGTACCTTAATGGTGCTGTTCAGCGCGCTGTTGTATGCCCGTGGTGAGCAAGTCGGCATGGCTATCCGGCATTTTGCCGTACGTCTGGGTGCCGCCCGTGGCGATGCAGCCGTGTTACTGGCAGGGCAAGCGATCCGCGCGGTAGCGTTGGGCGTCGTTGTGACGGCCTTAGTGCAATCAATTTTGGGCGGAATTGGCCTGGCCGTTGCGGGTATCCCCGCGGCCACCCTGCTCTCCGTGCTGATGTTTGTTTTTTGTGTCGCACAGCTGGGACCGCTGCTGGTACTGATCCCGGCCATTATCTGGCTCTATTGGAGCGGTGACACCACCTGGGGCACAGTACTGCTGGTGTGGAGCTGTGTGGTAGGTACCCTGGATAACTTCTTGCGCCCGGCCTTGATCCGCATGGGAGCCGATCTGCCGCTAATTCTGATTCTTTCTGGCGTCATCGGCGGTTTGCTGGCCTTTGGCATGATTGGCCTGTTTATCGGCCCGGTCGTGCTGGCCGTTTCCTATCGCCTGCTCAGCGCCTGGGTGAACGAGGCACCAGAACCCACCACCGATCCGGAAGAAGTCACGAAAGATCTCGAATAA
- a CDS encoding pyruvate, water dikinase regulatory protein, translated as MERSVFYISDGTAITAEVLGHAVLSQFPIKATTYTLPFVETEARARGVCQQINDIYQQTGVRPLVFYSIISPEVRQVITQSEGFCQDIVQALVGPLQEELAVAPTPVPNRTHGLTENNLGKYDARIAAIEYTLAHDDGISLRNLDQAQVILLGVSRCGKTPTSLYLAMQFGIRAANYPFTADDMDNLQLPTALKPFQHKLFGLTINPERLTAIREERRDNSRYSSARQCRMEVAEVEALFRKNQIRYLNTTNYSVEEISTKILDILGMSRRMF; from the coding sequence GTGGAAAGAAGCGTTTTTTATATTTCTGACGGCACGGCAATTACCGCCGAAGTGTTGGGGCATGCGGTGCTTTCGCAATTTCCTATCAAAGCGACGACTTACACCCTGCCCTTTGTGGAAACAGAAGCCCGGGCGCGCGGCGTGTGCCAACAGATCAATGATATCTACCAACAGACCGGCGTACGTCCGCTGGTGTTTTACTCGATTATTTCGCCGGAAGTGCGTCAGGTGATCACCCAGAGTGAAGGATTCTGCCAGGATATCGTGCAGGCATTGGTGGGCCCGCTCCAGGAGGAATTGGCGGTAGCGCCCACGCCGGTACCTAATCGCACGCACGGGTTAACGGAAAATAACCTGGGCAAATACGATGCCCGCATCGCAGCGATCGAATACACCCTGGCACACGATGATGGTATTTCGCTGCGCAATCTCGATCAGGCCCAGGTGATCCTGTTGGGGGTCTCACGCTGCGGCAAAACGCCGACCAGTCTGTATCTGGCGATGCAATTTGGTATCCGTGCGGCCAACTATCCTTTTACCGCAGATGACATGGATAACCTGCAGCTTCCCACCGCGCTGAAACCGTTTCAGCATAAATTGTTCGGCTTGACCATCAACCCGGAAAGATTGACCGCCATCCGCGAAGAGCGACGGGATAATAGCCGTTACTCTTCTGCGCGCCAGTGCCGGATGGAAGTCGCAGAAGTAGAAGCCTTATTTCGCAAAAACCAGATCCGCTATCTCAATACCACCAACTATTCGGTAGAGGAGATCTCGACTAAAATTCTCGATATCCTCGGGATGAGCCGTCGGATGTTTTAA
- the sufA gene encoding Fe-S cluster assembly scaffold SufA — MQTEDVGTFSLEDNIWQGISLSDSAVKQIIKLMQQDPQVKGLQLGVKQSGCAGFAYVLDLTREPASDDLLFERDGAKLYVPLKAMPFIDGTTVDFVRDGLNQIFKFNNPKAQNACGCGESFGV, encoded by the coding sequence ATGCAAACGGAAGATGTTGGTACTTTCTCGTTAGAGGACAATATCTGGCAAGGTATTTCGCTCAGCGACAGTGCCGTGAAGCAGATAATCAAATTAATGCAGCAGGATCCGCAGGTCAAAGGGCTGCAACTTGGGGTGAAGCAGTCCGGCTGCGCGGGGTTTGCCTATGTGCTGGATCTTACCCGTGAGCCTGCCAGCGACGATCTGCTGTTTGAGCGGGATGGTGCGAAGCTGTATGTGCCGCTGAAAGCGATGCCGTTTATCGATGGTACCACGGTGGATTTTGTCCGTGATGGGCTGAATCAGATATTCAAATTTAATAACCCTAAAGCCCAGAATGCCTGCGGGTGTGGCGAGAGCTTTGGCGTTTAA
- a CDS encoding FAD-binding and (Fe-S)-binding domain-containing protein, giving the protein MIPQISQAPGLVQRVLDFLEALKQNGFSGDTATSYADRLTMATDNSIYQLLPDAVVFPRSTGDVALLARLADEERFKALTFSPRGGGTGTNGQSLNSGIVVDMSRYMNRILDINVEQGWVRVEAGVIKDQLNQYLRPLGYFFSPELSTSNRATLGGMISTDASGQGSLVYGKTSDHVLGLRAVLLGGDMIDTRAMPTPLAETIAREDTPEGRIYDTVLNRCREQRALILEKFPKLNRFLTGYDLRHVLSDDLQTFDLTRIITGAEGTLAFVTEARLNITPLPKVRRLVNIKYDSFDSALRNAPLMVEAKALSVETIDSKVLNLAREDIVWHSVSELITNVPDKEMLGLNIVEFAGDDKALIDNQMAALCERLDGLISEQQAGVIGYQICGDLNEIERIYNMRKKAVGLLGNAKGQAKPIPFAEDTCVPPQHLADYISEFRQLLDSHHLSYGMFGHVDAGVLHVRPALDMCDPQQEILMKQISDRVVALTAKYGGLLWGEHGKGFRAEYSPEFFGETLYEELRRIKAVFDPLNRLNPGKICPPLGVDAVMMKVDAVKRGTLDRRIPLDIRTSFRGAMECNGNGLCFNFDARSPMCPSMKITGNRIHSPKGRAALVREWLRLLAEQGVDPVALEKQLPQQRLSFRTLIEKTRNSWHAGKGEYDFSHEVKEAMSGCLACKACSTQCPIKIDVPGFRSRFLQLYHTRYLRPLRDYMVAGVESYTPLMAKAPTVFNFFFKQPWVRELSRSTIGMVDLPLLSSPTLRQQLSGHSAFSMTLEQLEALNEAQREQHVLVVQDAFTSYYDAQVVADFVRLVEKLGYKPVLLPFSPNGKAQHIKGFLTRFAKTARKTADFLNRVAKLGMPMVGVDPALVLCYRDEYQEILGDARGEFRVQLVHEWLQQLLAERAEQPATGEAWYLFGHCTETTALPASSQQWASIFARFGAKLENVSVGCCGMAGTYGHEAKNLQNSLGIYELSWHQALQRLPRQRCLATGYSCRSQVKRIEGNGVRHPLQALLEMIA; this is encoded by the coding sequence ATGATCCCACAGATTTCTCAGGCACCCGGCCTCGTTCAACGGGTGCTCGATTTTTTGGAAGCGTTAAAACAAAACGGATTCAGCGGCGATACCGCCACCAGTTATGCCGATCGTCTGACGATGGCAACGGACAACAGTATTTATCAACTGTTGCCTGATGCGGTGGTGTTTCCGCGCTCAACCGGAGATGTCGCATTACTGGCTCGCCTGGCCGATGAAGAGCGCTTCAAGGCGCTGACCTTCAGCCCACGTGGCGGCGGAACCGGCACCAATGGCCAATCACTTAACAGCGGCATCGTAGTTGATATGTCGCGCTATATGAATCGGATCCTGGATATCAACGTTGAGCAAGGTTGGGTGCGGGTTGAGGCGGGCGTGATCAAAGACCAGCTTAACCAGTACTTACGTCCGCTCGGCTATTTCTTTTCTCCGGAGCTTTCTACCAGTAACCGCGCAACCCTTGGCGGCATGATCAGCACCGATGCCTCCGGCCAGGGGTCATTGGTTTATGGTAAAACATCGGATCATGTGCTTGGGCTGCGGGCCGTATTGCTGGGCGGAGATATGATCGATACCCGCGCCATGCCGACGCCGTTGGCGGAAACGATTGCTCGCGAAGACACGCCGGAAGGGCGTATTTATGACACGGTGCTTAACCGCTGTCGTGAGCAACGGGCGCTGATCCTGGAGAAATTCCCCAAACTTAACCGGTTCCTGACCGGTTATGACTTGCGCCATGTCTTGAGTGACGATCTGCAAACCTTCGATCTGACGCGTATTATCACCGGTGCGGAAGGGACATTAGCCTTCGTCACCGAAGCGCGGTTGAATATTACGCCGTTGCCGAAAGTGCGCCGCCTGGTGAACATAAAATACGACTCCTTTGATTCCGCGCTGCGTAATGCTCCGCTGATGGTAGAAGCCAAAGCGCTGTCGGTGGAAACCATCGATTCCAAAGTGCTCAATTTGGCGCGTGAAGACATAGTCTGGCATTCGGTGAGCGAGCTGATCACCAACGTGCCGGACAAAGAGATGCTTGGGTTGAACATTGTCGAATTTGCCGGTGATGACAAAGCCCTTATCGACAACCAGATGGCGGCGCTATGCGAACGTCTGGATGGGTTGATCTCGGAACAACAGGCAGGTGTGATTGGTTATCAGATCTGTGGCGATCTCAACGAAATCGAGCGCATCTATAATATGCGCAAGAAAGCCGTGGGATTATTGGGTAACGCCAAAGGCCAGGCCAAGCCAATTCCTTTTGCTGAAGATACCTGCGTGCCGCCTCAACACCTGGCTGACTACATTAGCGAGTTCCGTCAACTGCTGGACAGTCATCATCTGAGTTACGGCATGTTTGGTCATGTCGATGCCGGGGTGCTGCATGTACGCCCTGCGCTGGACATGTGCGATCCGCAGCAGGAAATACTGATGAAGCAGATTTCCGATCGGGTAGTGGCGCTGACAGCGAAATACGGTGGCTTGCTGTGGGGGGAGCATGGCAAGGGGTTCCGTGCCGAGTACAGCCCTGAGTTCTTTGGGGAAACGCTGTATGAAGAGTTGCGCCGTATTAAAGCGGTATTTGATCCTCTTAATCGTCTCAATCCGGGCAAAATCTGCCCACCGCTGGGCGTTGATGCGGTGATGATGAAAGTGGATGCGGTGAAGCGCGGTACGTTGGATCGCCGTATTCCACTTGATATCCGTACCTCATTCCGGGGGGCGATGGAGTGTAACGGTAACGGTCTGTGCTTCAATTTCGATGCTCGCAGCCCAATGTGTCCGTCGATGAAGATCACCGGTAATCGCATTCACTCGCCGAAGGGGCGTGCGGCATTGGTGCGTGAATGGTTACGCCTGCTGGCAGAGCAAGGTGTCGATCCCGTCGCGTTGGAAAAACAGTTACCGCAACAGCGTCTGAGTTTCCGCACCCTGATTGAGAAAACCCGCAATAGCTGGCATGCAGGTAAAGGGGAATATGACTTCTCGCATGAAGTGAAAGAAGCGATGTCAGGCTGCCTCGCGTGTAAAGCCTGTTCAACCCAGTGCCCGATCAAGATCGACGTGCCGGGCTTCCGCTCTCGTTTCCTGCAGCTTTACCACACCCGCTATCTGCGCCCGCTCCGCGACTACATGGTCGCTGGCGTGGAAAGCTACACGCCGTTGATGGCGAAAGCGCCAACGGTGTTTAATTTCTTCTTTAAGCAGCCGTGGGTACGCGAACTGAGCCGCAGCACTATTGGGATGGTGGATTTACCGTTGCTCTCCAGCCCAACGTTGCGTCAGCAACTATCCGGTCATAGTGCCTTTAGCATGACGCTTGAACAGTTAGAGGCGCTGAATGAGGCGCAACGCGAGCAGCATGTGTTGGTGGTGCAGGATGCGTTTACCAGCTATTACGATGCGCAGGTCGTGGCCGATTTTGTGCGGCTGGTGGAAAAACTGGGCTACAAACCGGTGTTGTTGCCATTTTCGCCTAACGGAAAGGCGCAGCACATCAAAGGGTTCCTGACGCGCTTTGCTAAAACGGCGCGCAAAACCGCCGATTTCCTCAACCGGGTCGCGAAACTGGGGATGCCAATGGTCGGGGTCGACCCGGCGCTGGTGCTGTGTTACCGCGATGAGTATCAGGAAATCCTCGGCGATGCTCGCGGCGAGTTCAGGGTGCAATTGGTGCATGAGTGGCTGCAGCAGTTATTGGCAGAACGTGCGGAACAGCCTGCCACCGGGGAGGCCTGGTATCTGTTTGGTCACTGTACCGAAACCACCGCATTACCGGCCAGTTCACAGCAGTGGGCTTCGATCTTTGCCCGTTTCGGAGCAAAACTGGAAAATGTTAGCGTCGGTTGTTGCGGCATGGCGGGCACTTATGGCCATGAAGCGAAGAACCTGCAAAATTCACTGGGCATTTATGAGTTATCATGGCATCAGGCGCTGCAACGCTTGCCGCGGCAACGTTGTCTGGCGACCGGTTATTCTTGCCGCAGCCAGGTGAAACGCATTGAGGGCAATGGCGTGCGGCATCCGTTACAGGCTCTGTTGGAGATGATTGCGTGA